Proteins encoded within one genomic window of Phototrophicus methaneseepsis:
- a CDS encoding helix-hairpin-helix domain-containing protein, with protein sequence MPDNTSSRATLIAFSVVSVLIVVGLALILLSRPEPVTITINPPAPTLTPIPTATPEPILVYVTGAIAQPETTQLVPFGSRVQDVLDAAGGVTADADLSRVNLAAIVHDGDQVHVPSTSADNEQVDTAPALPTASGGPVVYINTATVDDLQTLPRIGQVMAERIIAYREEHGPFTSIEQLGEVSGIGEGTLEQIAPYISLD encoded by the coding sequence ATGCCAGATAACACATCATCTCGTGCCACACTGATTGCCTTCAGTGTGGTTTCGGTCCTCATCGTCGTCGGGCTGGCGCTGATTTTATTATCACGCCCAGAACCCGTGACAATCACCATCAATCCACCCGCCCCGACGCTGACACCAATCCCAACAGCGACACCAGAACCCATACTGGTCTATGTGACCGGGGCCATCGCCCAACCAGAAACGACACAGCTTGTGCCGTTCGGCAGCCGGGTGCAGGATGTGCTTGATGCCGCAGGTGGCGTTACAGCGGATGCGGATCTTTCACGGGTCAACCTGGCAGCAATTGTCCATGATGGTGACCAGGTACACGTGCCTAGCACATCTGCCGATAATGAGCAGGTCGACACGGCTCCCGCCCTGCCCACGGCATCAGGCGGGCCTGTCGTCTACATCAACACCGCAACTGTCGATGATTTACAAACCTTGCCGCGTATTGGTCAGGTCATGGCGGAACGTATCATCGCCTACCGAGAAGAACATGGTCCCTTTACTAGCATTGAACAGCTTGGCGAAGTCAGCGGCATTGGCGAAGGCACGCTCGAACAGATCGCGCCCTATATTTCCCTGGATTAA
- a CDS encoding 2'-5' RNA ligase family protein codes for MPNGVLTLLDEATTRHIQALWQEITALLGKHPEPNAPFPHFTYHGADRYDITALNHAMAALAMEIAPFTVTTSGLGLFTIPMPVLYIPVVRSPRLTALHERVWQIADKYAHEASPYYQPTHWMPHITLAHSGIERSDLPKLISLLSERRFTWEIEVTNFAITDTKQDQPHQIPQYTLSLCANGACE; via the coding sequence ATGCCCAATGGGGTCCTGACGTTGCTAGATGAGGCAACCACCCGGCACATCCAGGCGTTATGGCAGGAGATTACGGCACTTCTGGGGAAGCATCCTGAACCAAACGCGCCATTCCCGCATTTTACCTATCATGGTGCAGATCGTTACGATATCACAGCACTCAACCACGCCATGGCCGCACTCGCCATGGAGATAGCGCCCTTCACAGTGACGACCAGTGGCCTGGGGCTTTTCACGATTCCCATGCCTGTGCTCTACATCCCTGTCGTGCGTTCCCCCAGGCTGACGGCACTCCACGAGCGCGTATGGCAAATTGCCGATAAATATGCGCACGAAGCCAGCCCTTATTATCAGCCCACGCATTGGATGCCCCATATCACGCTGGCTCACTCTGGCATAGAACGCTCAGACCTCCCTAAGTTAATCAGCCTCCTCAGTGAGCGACGTTTTACATGGGAGATTGAAGTCACCAACTTCGCAATTACAGATACAAAGCAAGATCAACCCCATCAAATACCACAATATACGCTATCCCTATGTGCAAACGGAGCATGTGAATGA
- the trmB gene encoding tRNA (guanosine(46)-N7)-methyltransferase TrmB translates to MPSTLPFQHRKLSTMTLPWPVDWTALFGTVRPLILEIGFGNGDYLLHLARQHPDYNVIGVEISNKSLEKAEQKIINSGLPNVCAIHGRGETALHHLFASATISQIHVNYPDPWFKSRHAGRRLIQRDTLDAIVSRLVPGGIFYLATDILDYAEMAHELLADTRSLTNQQSVPWADEMPGRIITKYEQKGYQEGRPGHFFVYQRNEIAGPDVPVMQELEMPHIVLQTPLTPDDMLEKFDKMTHHIDDIHVAYLEAFMDHRRRALLFEIKMQEPTIDQHFCLTLTPREDGDYTLIYATIGNPRPTLGMHIATGHLGDWLASLHPDAQVVSRKVKEA, encoded by the coding sequence ATGCCTTCGACTTTGCCTTTTCAGCATCGCAAACTAAGCACGATGACATTGCCCTGGCCTGTGGATTGGACGGCACTTTTTGGTACGGTGCGGCCTCTCATCCTGGAGATTGGCTTTGGCAATGGGGATTATTTATTGCATCTTGCTCGCCAGCACCCGGATTACAACGTGATTGGTGTAGAAATATCCAATAAATCTTTGGAGAAAGCTGAGCAGAAAATTATCAACAGTGGGCTGCCGAATGTTTGCGCAATTCATGGCCGCGGTGAGACAGCGCTGCATCATCTCTTTGCCTCTGCGACGATTTCCCAGATTCACGTCAACTACCCGGACCCCTGGTTTAAGTCGCGCCATGCAGGGCGGCGTTTAATCCAGCGAGATACGCTCGACGCCATAGTCAGCCGGCTTGTGCCGGGAGGGATATTTTACCTGGCGACGGACATCCTCGATTATGCCGAGATGGCCCATGAGCTATTGGCTGATACACGCAGTTTGACAAATCAGCAGTCTGTACCGTGGGCTGATGAGATGCCAGGGCGCATCATCACCAAGTATGAGCAAAAAGGCTACCAGGAAGGTCGTCCAGGTCATTTTTTTGTCTATCAACGCAATGAGATTGCCGGGCCTGATGTGCCCGTTATGCAGGAGTTAGAAATGCCCCATATTGTGCTACAAACACCGCTGACGCCAGATGACATGCTCGAAAAATTCGACAAGATGACGCACCATATTGACGATATTCATGTCGCGTATCTTGAAGCATTTATGGACCATCGGCGGCGGGCGCTGCTATTTGAGATTAAAATGCAAGAACCAACGATTGACCAGCATTTCTGCCTGACGCTGACGCCACGAGAAGATGGTGATTATACGCTTATTTACGCCACTATCGGCAACCCACGCCCGACGTTAGGTATGCACATTGCGACCGGGCATCTGGGCGATTGGTTGGCGAGCTTGCACCCAGACGCGCAAGTGGTTTCGCGCAAAGTGAAGGAAGCCTAA
- a CDS encoding GNAT family N-acetyltransferase, which yields MQQTFTDYDVYTRRENSPKQDLIWETHMSGEWPEYMYHDVFSDIYMPDYFQLCVDSMFYICDGLDVIAHGKAIPVYWPDDLAALPDEGWDWALKNGIELARMGGTPNMLSALEMVIAPAFRGKGLSQIGLKLMRQIAIEQGLHQLIAPVRPSQKHLYPLIDMQDYITWRRQDGFSFDAWLRTHERMGARIIKVAPHSMIIEGTVSEWGEWAQMPFPGSGDHIVPLALQPVSIDLEADKGVYVEANVWMVHELGT from the coding sequence ATGCAACAAACGTTCACGGATTACGATGTTTATACCCGGCGGGAGAACAGCCCAAAACAGGACCTCATTTGGGAAACGCATATGTCCGGTGAATGGCCGGAATATATGTATCATGATGTATTTTCTGATATATATATGCCGGATTATTTCCAGCTTTGCGTGGATAGCATGTTTTACATCTGTGATGGGCTTGATGTGATTGCACATGGTAAGGCAATCCCGGTCTATTGGCCGGATGACTTAGCAGCATTGCCAGATGAAGGCTGGGATTGGGCACTCAAAAATGGGATTGAACTCGCAAGGATGGGCGGAACACCGAATATGCTGAGTGCGCTGGAGATGGTCATCGCGCCAGCCTTCAGGGGTAAGGGATTGAGCCAGATAGGTCTGAAGTTGATGCGCCAGATTGCTATCGAACAAGGACTTCATCAACTCATAGCTCCGGTGCGTCCCTCACAGAAGCACCTTTACCCCCTGATTGATATGCAAGATTACATCACGTGGCGGCGTCAGGATGGCTTCTCGTTTGATGCATGGCTGCGAACTCATGAGCGTATGGGAGCCAGGATCATCAAAGTGGCACCTCATTCCATGATTATCGAAGGTACTGTCTCTGAATGGGGTGAATGGGCGCAGATGCCATTCCCCGGTAGTGGAGACCACATCGTCCCACTGGCGTTACAACCCGTCAGTATAGACCTGGAGGCCGATAAAGGCGTCTACGTTGAGGCTAATGTGTGGATGGTGCACGAACTGGGGACATAA
- a CDS encoding glycosyltransferase family 39 protein — translation MIGFVRQRRAGYAALFLLLIFISRAVLLNRLEMNHDEIWHVWQTSGTLNETMRWLPYDWPPLYFVLLWGWQGLVGSHPVMMRVLSVLLFMLASAWAFRLGKQLFGTDKAGWGLMLAYAALGYTIFLSTYVRAYVLMLLLLPMTLYFALRYFDKPSIWRALLLAMGMAALFYTNLTAVVAFAAIGLTTLILYPRRIWRWWLPGVLAALLALPEILAKAELAGRRNAGLGDTLPPFIDGLVEIYKTHLGHAALVWLVVFIVLAVVLLLRRQMKWRLVLVIAGWLLIVPVLVYALDSVLGFFTPQYAWWVILGLAVLFAWGYSAVTLYGRAALAVFLIAVMLYPATQGERPFDSLSYGGIPTLPFEETLPVVADAMQNGDVILMDPACNCGELYAWDYYQSIYFPQVPQHITEPGDYRRIWYVYRPEQNDEAIQAALEETHVSGKFVGPWELFFRLYEAPPDVAGIAFENGLRFHGVQVMDADGQLQVEPLVYREGEAVHLRLWWSVDELLNADYSVTLQILNADGLLAQDDGAPQLISLDVTQPAPPSQTSQWQPGQYYIEERTIMLPYPTNRAEYMLYLGIYNWQDGIRLEADGTNADTLLPLLPIAVMAW, via the coding sequence ATGATAGGATTTGTTCGCCAGCGTCGTGCAGGCTATGCGGCTTTGTTTCTCCTGCTGATCTTCATCAGTCGGGCAGTGCTCCTCAACCGCCTTGAGATGAATCATGATGAAATCTGGCATGTGTGGCAGACGAGCGGCACCCTGAATGAAACTATGCGCTGGCTGCCTTATGATTGGCCGCCGCTGTACTTCGTGCTGTTATGGGGTTGGCAGGGGCTTGTTGGCAGCCATCCCGTCATGATGCGCGTCCTATCTGTGCTGCTATTCATGCTGGCGAGCGCCTGGGCCTTTCGCCTGGGGAAACAGCTCTTTGGTACAGATAAAGCAGGCTGGGGGCTGATGCTGGCCTATGCAGCTTTGGGATATACCATTTTCCTAAGTACGTATGTGCGCGCCTATGTGCTTATGCTGCTATTGCTGCCGATGACGCTTTATTTTGCGCTGCGTTACTTTGATAAACCGTCGATCTGGCGGGCGCTGCTGCTGGCGATGGGCATGGCGGCCTTATTCTATACCAATTTGACGGCTGTCGTCGCTTTCGCGGCTATCGGGCTGACGACGTTGATACTGTATCCGAGACGAATCTGGCGTTGGTGGCTACCAGGTGTTCTGGCTGCTTTGCTCGCCTTGCCAGAAATCCTGGCGAAGGCCGAACTAGCCGGACGGCGCAATGCGGGCCTGGGGGATACCCTGCCGCCATTCATAGATGGCCTGGTGGAAATCTACAAGACGCATCTGGGCCATGCTGCCCTTGTCTGGCTGGTGGTATTCATCGTGTTGGCGGTGGTGCTGCTTTTGCGCCGCCAGATGAAATGGCGTCTTGTGCTGGTCATTGCTGGCTGGTTGTTGATTGTCCCCGTGCTGGTATATGCATTGGATAGTGTATTGGGCTTCTTCACGCCCCAGTATGCCTGGTGGGTGATATTGGGCCTGGCGGTACTCTTCGCCTGGGGATATAGCGCTGTAACGCTGTATGGGCGGGCTGCGCTGGCTGTATTCTTGATCGCTGTCATGTTATACCCTGCAACACAGGGCGAACGGCCTTTCGACAGTTTGAGCTATGGCGGCATCCCGACCTTGCCCTTTGAGGAAACCCTACCTGTCGTCGCTGATGCCATGCAAAACGGTGATGTGATCCTGATGGACCCCGCTTGCAATTGTGGTGAACTTTATGCCTGGGATTATTATCAATCGATTTATTTCCCCCAGGTGCCACAGCATATCACCGAACCGGGTGATTATCGCCGAATCTGGTATGTATATCGCCCTGAACAGAATGATGAAGCGATTCAGGCTGCATTAGAAGAGACGCATGTATCGGGTAAGTTCGTTGGCCCATGGGAATTATTCTTCCGGCTGTATGAAGCGCCGCCGGATGTAGCGGGTATCGCCTTTGAAAATGGCTTGCGTTTCCACGGCGTGCAGGTGATGGATGCGGATGGTCAGCTGCAGGTAGAACCACTCGTTTACCGAGAGGGCGAGGCTGTTCATTTGCGCTTGTGGTGGTCCGTCGATGAGCTGCTGAACGCGGATTATAGTGTGACGCTGCAAATCCTTAATGCGGATGGTTTATTGGCTCAGGATGATGGTGCACCTCAGCTGATTAGCCTGGACGTCACTCAACCCGCGCCTCCATCACAGACGAGCCAGTGGCAGCCCGGACAGTATTACATTGAAGAACGCACGATCATGCTGCCGTATCCTACCAACCGGGCTGAATATATGTTGTATCTGGGCATTTATAACTGGCAGGATGGCATCCGGCTAGAAGCGGATGGCACGAATGCCGATACTTTATTACCTTTGCTACCAATCGCTGTGATGGCGTGGTAG
- a CDS encoding PhzF family phenazine biosynthesis protein codes for MPILQWMQIDAFTTQPFSGNPCAVVFGADDLSVDQMQKIAREMNLSETAFLMQSEVADFRARYFTPAEEIPLAGHPTIASMFALVQAGSIILGDQARTVSLQLEAGVISVDLVPAEEAPFITMTQLKPKFLSMHDPETVMPVFGLSVEDALLDVPIQTVSTGTPQLMIAVKTLDALHRVRVDGEAYLDLRARSDFFSPHLFCVEGITAAGQTFARHFGTPPDTYEDPFTGSATGGMAAYLWHYGLLESPIFTAEQGHWMNRPGTAAVEVVGPPDDIESVRVGGQAALVIRGEIFI; via the coding sequence ATGCCGATATTGCAATGGATGCAAATTGATGCATTCACCACTCAGCCTTTTTCCGGCAATCCCTGCGCGGTCGTCTTTGGTGCGGATGACCTGAGTGTTGACCAAATGCAGAAGATTGCCAGAGAAATGAACCTCTCCGAGACGGCTTTTCTGATGCAGTCTGAAGTCGCTGATTTCCGTGCACGTTATTTTACCCCTGCGGAAGAAATCCCGTTAGCGGGGCACCCGACGATTGCCAGCATGTTCGCGCTGGTACAGGCCGGGTCGATTATATTGGGCGACCAAGCCCGGACCGTCTCTTTACAGCTCGAAGCAGGCGTTATTTCCGTTGATCTGGTCCCGGCAGAAGAAGCGCCTTTTATCACAATGACCCAGCTCAAGCCTAAGTTTTTGTCGATGCATGATCCTGAAACCGTTATGCCTGTATTTGGCTTATCTGTTGAGGATGCACTGCTAGATGTGCCTATTCAGACAGTGAGCACAGGGACGCCACAACTCATGATCGCCGTCAAGACGCTGGATGCCTTACATCGTGTGCGTGTCGATGGCGAAGCTTACCTTGATCTACGCGCCAGGAGCGATTTTTTCAGTCCGCATCTGTTTTGTGTGGAAGGTATCACCGCGGCAGGGCAGACTTTTGCACGTCACTTTGGTACGCCACCAGATACATATGAAGACCCATTTACAGGTTCAGCAACGGGCGGCATGGCGGCCTATTTGTGGCACTATGGCTTGCTAGAATCGCCTATCTTCACAGCGGAACAGGGCCATTGGATGAATCGCCCAGGTACGGCAGCTGTGGAAGTGGTTGGCCCACCAGATGATATTGAATCCGTGCGCGTTGGCGGGCAGGCAGCGCTGGTCATACGTGGCGAAATCTTTATATAA
- a CDS encoding transglutaminaseTgpA domain-containing protein, with product MTTILSDPAVLWRRAVNRWRTTFQQGDMIILFTTIVMLIMPALSLHASDWPVAIETIVPVLIISVLLGFVLARSHYGEVVALLLSTFYAGITILFVAAINEPGYLIPNMGSVLVRSIQWLIDLATGGINQDNLVFTLMIAVLFWYLGYNATWHIFRIDRVWRVIVPPGLILLTNIVLNDGEASLDLYLVLFLFGALLLIVRSNLDARQWDWYISGIAAPKNIRMQFLRIGAVLAAASLFVAWVVPTGGLQERLDEFQDFLQSDGARQFAEFWSRLISPVEGDGPATADYFGGDSLDLGGAIRLGDQIVFLVSAPQQPDADATRYYWRSRVFEEYGNGRWLPAATLRVTDAMAPMEIHYDPNVVGTARVAVDQVFTVSSAPTRIIHTAPQPAEVSVGGRIDLLRTGTDDNESSVNISVIRPLRVLNPGDTYGVTSLLSTATAYELREAGTSYPTWVAVPNAQMPAGITNDVVALARQIVDEAGATNPYDQAKAIETWLRTNIGYNEAIPEPPEGIDPVQWFLFDIQEGYCTYYATAMVSMLRSLGIPARMAAGFAQGEWDANLGQYVVRERDAHTWVEVYFPGYGWVEFEPTAAQMPLNRDGDNPLPPEQQAAALAATAEPTSTPTLLPSPTFVPTSTPQNDESQQQQPQQEMPSPTPTLTPTPTATPVIVPTVPPPAQPPQQDTSFVSFIFRALGMVLVAFLAFLALIMLMVFIYWWWEWRGMRNLSPVSRAYSRLQRYLPLVGLRMREDQTPEERRGQIVDKLPQVSRPVTAITRSYTEERYGHYSEDSPHTILNNDAADEAWPQVREHILVKWLKRFIPFWK from the coding sequence ATGACGACGATTTTATCCGACCCGGCTGTTTTATGGCGGCGCGCGGTGAACCGCTGGCGCACGACATTTCAGCAGGGCGACATGATTATCCTGTTTACAACAATTGTCATGCTGATAATGCCAGCGCTCTCACTTCATGCGTCAGATTGGCCTGTCGCGATAGAGACGATTGTGCCTGTTTTGATTATCAGCGTGCTACTGGGTTTTGTCCTGGCGCGCAGTCATTATGGCGAAGTGGTAGCCCTGCTCTTAAGTACTTTCTATGCGGGCATCACTATTCTGTTCGTCGCAGCGATCAATGAACCGGGCTATCTCATCCCGAATATGGGGTCTGTCCTGGTTCGCAGCATCCAATGGCTTATTGATCTTGCAACAGGCGGCATCAATCAGGACAACCTCGTTTTCACTTTAATGATCGCTGTTCTGTTCTGGTACCTGGGCTATAACGCGACATGGCATATCTTCAGGATAGACCGCGTCTGGCGTGTGATTGTGCCGCCAGGGCTCATTTTGCTGACCAATATCGTCCTGAACGACGGTGAGGCAAGCCTCGATCTTTATCTTGTCTTGTTCCTGTTTGGGGCATTGCTCCTCATCGTGCGGTCCAATTTGGATGCACGCCAGTGGGATTGGTATATCAGCGGGATCGCAGCGCCTAAGAATATTCGCATGCAATTTTTGCGGATTGGTGCAGTCCTGGCTGCTGCCTCTCTTTTTGTTGCCTGGGTTGTGCCAACGGGCGGCTTACAGGAACGGCTCGATGAGTTCCAGGATTTTTTACAGTCAGATGGTGCCCGGCAGTTTGCAGAGTTCTGGAGTCGGTTGATTTCCCCGGTTGAGGGTGATGGCCCAGCAACCGCCGATTACTTCGGCGGTGATTCGCTTGACCTGGGTGGGGCAATCCGGCTGGGGGACCAGATTGTCTTCTTGGTCAGTGCGCCACAACAGCCAGATGCAGATGCGACACGCTATTACTGGCGCTCACGTGTTTTTGAAGAATACGGTAATGGGCGCTGGTTGCCAGCAGCGACGCTGCGTGTGACGGATGCTATGGCACCTATGGAAATTCATTACGATCCTAATGTTGTGGGTACGGCGCGCGTTGCAGTGGACCAGGTCTTTACTGTGAGCAGCGCGCCGACGCGCATTATTCATACAGCCCCACAACCAGCCGAGGTTAGCGTTGGTGGCCGTATCGACTTGCTGCGTACAGGCACCGACGATAACGAGTCATCTGTGAATATCTCCGTGATTCGCCCGCTGCGGGTATTGAATCCTGGCGATACCTATGGTGTGACCAGCTTGCTTAGTACGGCTACGGCGTATGAATTGCGAGAAGCGGGTACGAGTTATCCTACCTGGGTAGCTGTGCCCAATGCCCAGATGCCGGCTGGTATTACCAATGATGTCGTCGCACTGGCGCGGCAGATTGTCGATGAGGCCGGGGCCACGAATCCCTATGATCAGGCGAAAGCGATTGAAACATGGCTACGGACGAATATTGGCTACAATGAGGCCATTCCAGAGCCGCCTGAAGGCATCGACCCGGTGCAGTGGTTCCTCTTTGATATTCAAGAGGGCTATTGTACCTACTACGCCACGGCAATGGTCTCTATGTTGCGCAGTTTGGGTATTCCAGCGCGTATGGCGGCGGGCTTTGCTCAGGGGGAATGGGATGCCAATTTAGGCCAATATGTCGTACGTGAGCGCGATGCTCATACCTGGGTTGAGGTCTATTTTCCCGGTTATGGTTGGGTAGAATTTGAGCCGACCGCGGCCCAGATGCCCTTAAATCGTGATGGCGATAACCCACTGCCGCCAGAACAGCAGGCGGCAGCACTGGCAGCGACCGCCGAACCCACCAGTACGCCGACGCTGCTGCCCAGCCCAACTTTTGTGCCGACTAGTACACCACAGAATGATGAGTCGCAACAGCAGCAACCACAGCAGGAGATGCCATCCCCGACGCCGACATTGACGCCGACGCCAACGGCTACCCCTGTCATCGTGCCGACTGTGCCTCCTCCGGCACAGCCACCCCAGCAGGATACGAGCTTCGTATCGTTTATATTCCGTGCTCTGGGTATGGTCCTGGTGGCATTCCTCGCATTTCTCGCTTTGATCATGCTGATGGTCTTTATCTACTGGTGGTGGGAATGGCGCGGTATGCGTAACCTCAGCCCTGTCTCGCGTGCGTATTCACGCCTACAGCGTTATTTGCCCCTCGTAGGCTTGCGGATGCGCGAAGATCAGACGCCAGAAGAACGGCGTGGCCAGATTGTTGACAAATTGCCACAGGTGAGCCGTCCGGTGACGGCGATCACACGTAGCTATACAGAAGAACGTTATGGGCATTATTCGGAAGATAGTCCCCATACGATCCTGAACAATGATGCCGCTGACGAAGCATGGCCGCAGGTCCGGGAGCATATCCTCGTGAAATGGCTTAAACGCTTCATCCCATTCTGGAAGTAG
- a CDS encoding ribonuclease J yields the protein MAKAKLRVIPLGGCGEIGKNMTIIELGDDAIIIDTGIMFPANDMHGVDYIIPDFQYLRDRKDLKIHGVIYTHGHEDHIGAVAHVLEAFPDVPLYASKLTASLINVKFANARRFNEARIEHDPEVNIIYAGTNFNLGPFKIEPFRMTHSIPDCLGFAINTPYGLIVHTGDYKFDNNPVDGKRPDYAKLAEFGKRGVKLLLADSTNSDKPGWTESESTIEPAFDKVFKEAKGRIMIATFASLMSRVQQAADAAKKHGRRIAIAGHTMREYVQIAREIGYLDIPEELLIDIGKINSVEPHKLVIMVTGSQGEPAAVLGKLAAGRHRYLDIRKNDTIVLSSHPIPGNEELVYRTINRLIQRGANLVYDSLENVHVSGHARQEEMRLLLNLVQPLFLVPVHGELRHLVEHKKLGIEAGIPENNIIVVENGTIIEVDTHYVRKGERIPGGYVFVDGRGVGDIGRAVIRDREILARDGFLIVSVNVDKKTGKLVSQPDIVSRGFIYLREADNLLDQVRYTVESTLAENFSANGRRRDLIEESVGKLLYNETRRRPMVFSIVNEV from the coding sequence ATGGCAAAAGCGAAACTACGAGTAATCCCGCTCGGGGGTTGTGGTGAAATTGGTAAGAACATGACCATTATCGAGCTGGGAGACGATGCCATCATCATTGATACCGGGATTATGTTCCCGGCTAACGATATGCATGGCGTTGACTACATTATCCCCGATTTTCAGTATCTACGCGATCGCAAAGACCTCAAAATTCATGGGGTAATCTATACACACGGGCACGAAGATCACATTGGTGCTGTTGCACACGTTTTGGAAGCTTTCCCAGACGTCCCGTTGTATGCCAGTAAACTGACAGCGAGCCTCATTAATGTGAAGTTCGCCAATGCACGCCGCTTTAACGAAGCGCGAATCGAACATGACCCGGAAGTCAACATCATCTACGCCGGGACGAACTTTAATCTCGGCCCTTTCAAGATTGAGCCGTTCCGAATGACGCATAGTATCCCGGATTGCCTGGGCTTTGCGATTAATACACCCTATGGGCTGATCGTCCATACAGGCGACTATAAATTTGACAACAACCCGGTTGATGGCAAGCGTCCGGATTACGCCAAGCTTGCTGAATTCGGTAAGCGCGGCGTCAAGCTGCTGCTGGCCGATAGCACCAACTCAGACAAACCCGGCTGGACTGAGTCCGAAAGCACGATTGAACCCGCTTTCGATAAGGTCTTCAAAGAGGCCAAGGGCCGCATCATGATCGCCACTTTTGCGTCGCTGATGTCGCGCGTGCAGCAGGCCGCTGATGCAGCCAAAAAGCACGGCCGCCGCATCGCTATCGCAGGCCACACAATGCGCGAATATGTGCAGATCGCCCGTGAAATCGGCTATCTGGATATTCCTGAAGAGTTGCTCATCGATATTGGCAAGATCAATAGCGTAGAGCCGCATAAGCTCGTGATTATGGTAACCGGTTCCCAGGGTGAGCCAGCCGCCGTACTGGGCAAGCTAGCCGCTGGGCGTCATCGCTACCTGGATATTCGTAAGAATGACACCATTGTTCTATCATCGCACCCGATCCCAGGCAACGAAGAACTGGTCTATCGCACCATCAACCGCCTGATCCAGCGCGGTGCGAACTTAGTCTACGATTCACTGGAAAATGTCCATGTCAGTGGTCACGCTCGTCAGGAAGAAATGCGCCTGTTGCTCAACTTGGTGCAGCCGCTGTTCCTGGTGCCCGTACATGGCGAACTACGCCATCTTGTAGAGCACAAGAAGCTGGGTATTGAAGCTGGTATCCCGGAAAATAACATCATCGTCGTAGAAAACGGGACCATTATCGAAGTCGATACGCATTATGTACGCAAAGGTGAGCGTATCCCCGGTGGTTATGTCTTCGTTGATGGCCGTGGGGTTGGCGACATTGGCCGTGCTGTCATCCGTGACCGTGAAATTCTGGCGCGTGATGGCTTCCTGATTGTGTCTGTAAATGTGGATAAGAAGACGGGCAAGCTGGTCTCACAACCCGATATTGTCTCACGCGGCTTTATTTATCTGAGAGAAGCAGATAACCTGCTCGATCAGGTCCGTTACACCGTAGAATCCACATTGGCAGAGAACTTCAGCGCTAATGGGCGCCGTAGAGACCTCATCGAAGAGAGCGTTGGCAAGTTGCTATACAACGAAACTCGCCGCCGCCCGATGGTCTTTAGTATCGTCAACGAAGTGTAA